AACTTTTAGTGGTGATAAAGCATTTGGGGTATTCCCGAATTTTTGAAGCGCCTATTAAAGTTAATTGGGCAGAAAACAGTCTTAAGAGCGATTGGGAGACTTTAATTAAATCTTCGTGGAATTTTTTTGTAGATATGCTTGGAGTTTTTTATCGCCTTAATATTTTGGGTTATTACGACGATAAAAGTAAAAGAAAATGGGTTTATGATAAAGAACTTGCGATGAGGGTTAATGTATGAAGTATCCTTTCATCTCCATCATAATAGTTGCCGAAGAATATAACCTTTATTTGGAAGAGTCCCTCCCGAAGTATAAAGATTTGGATTATCCCAATTTTGAGGTTTTAGTTTTTACCACAAAACCTTGCAACAAAAAGTTCCCCAAAGTTAAATTTATTTCCGCGCCGAGTTTAGCGGGTAATCCCGCTAAAAGGCGAGACCTTGCTATTAAATACGCTAAAGGCAGTTGGCTTGCTTTTATTGATGATGACGCATATCCTTCAAAGGATTGGTTGAAAGTGGCAAGTTTTTATTTTGGAGATATGTCCATTACTGCGGTATGCGGACCGGGGGTTACCCCGCCAAACGCTTCCGCATTTGAAAAAGCGTCTGGTTGGGTATCGGCTTCTCTTTTAGGGGGAGGGAATTGCGCGCATAGATTTGTACCCACTAGAAAAATGTTTGTGGAGGATTTTCCTTCTATGAATTTTATTGTGAGAAAAGAGGGTTTTACTAAAGTTGGTGGGTTTGATTCTAATTTTTATCCGGGAGAAGATACCAAACTTTGTTTGGATATAGTTTGCGGGTTAAAGAAAAAGATTTTGTATGTCCCTGATGTTCTTGTCTATCACCATCGCCGTCCGCTTTTTAAAAAGCACTTAAAACAAAATGGTAACTTTGGTCTTCACCGCGGACATTTTGCAAAAACGCTTCCCCAGACTTCGCGAAAATTTAGTTATTTTGTCCCACCTCTTTTCGCGCTGGGGTTTTTGATAGGTCCCTTTTTGTATTTATTGGATCGTCCCTTATTTTTATTATGGACACTGGTGGTTTTGATATATGTCCTTTTGCTAATTCTAACCTCCGTTTGGGTTTTTTCAAAAGAAAGGGATATAAAGGTTTCGTTACTT
The DNA window shown above is from Patescibacteria group bacterium and carries:
- a CDS encoding glycosyltransferase; this translates as MKYPFISIIIVAEEYNLYLEESLPKYKDLDYPNFEVLVFTTKPCNKKFPKVKFISAPSLAGNPAKRRDLAIKYAKGSWLAFIDDDAYPSKDWLKVASFYFGDMSITAVCGPGVTPPNASAFEKASGWVSASLLGGGNCAHRFVPTRKMFVEDFPSMNFIVRKEGFTKVGGFDSNFYPGEDTKLCLDIVCGLKKKILYVPDVLVYHHRRPLFKKHLKQNGNFGLHRGHFAKTLPQTSRKFSYFVPPLFALGFLIGPFLYLLDRPLFLLWTLVVLIYVLLLILTSVWVFSKERDIKVSLLVIPGIFLTHIWYGIRFIQGFFSKELRR